TTACGAACAACAATAAATGTCATTTATTTGAAAGATGTGCTCCCTTCAGTGTCCCTTACCTGCAATCCCGTCTGTGACTTCCCTGTCCTGATGTCAAAGTCGTAGTCATGCCATGGACAGAAGACCTGCAGAACACCATCCGCCTCCTCTATATCACCCTCACACAGCGGGCCACCtggcagaacacacacacacacacagaagagaAACGTTAATACACGATTCGGGCTCTTTGTCAACTCATTGGATCAGTCAGTAAGTGCTACTAAGACATGAAAAGAGTGCTATTACTTGGGAAACTCACAAAGGATGGAGCAGGGATTTATTTAAGTCTAAGGCgaatttaaatgcaaaactgaGTTTTAATAGTTATATGCTCTTACTCCTGAAGTGGGTTTGGGTTAGTCTCCATGCCTTGCCTAGCATTACTGTTGAAGTGAACTAATGAGGCATGCAGATCAGATTGCTAAACAAGTTAAAGGAAGGCTTAcagtaatgtaatttaaaaataataatacaggtgTTACATTTGTGCTGAACTTTATTCTATACAAAAAAGGCTTTTGTGAAAATCTTGCCCTTATTTGATGTATATCTCCGTAAATCACAATCCCATTACAATGCTTGCCTGTTAAACTGAAAACAGCCTGTAAGATTTGTTTCCcacaaacattattttctttcctaGCTAAGTCTATTTCTGCCAAGATGCAAGAgaataatgtaacatttttcAAAGGGACAAAAATACTGCCTGAAGTTTTAATATGGACTTTTTTGGAATCTGTCTATATAATTTGACAGTCAATTTTAAAGGCTAATAGCAAACCAGTGGAGCCACCGGGGCACTTTAGACGAAAATGGTATTTGAAAATGATGCCATTTAACAGGGAGCTGCTGTTTGTAGCTCAGTGTTTACGAGCTGCTATAGATTGAGCTGCTGAAAATGGTGAAGGTGTGGGAATTCTTCCTTGACACAAGACTCAGTGAAGAGGCCAGAGTTTGTACACGGTAACCAGGATTGGCAGATTGGGTGGAAATACCAAAAATATAGGGAGGAAGGTTTCATGGGGGATTGTATGGGGTGAGATCAATTTCAAATGGGGGATTGAGGCCCAGTctagtttttttaatgttgaaagcaaaaaaaaaaaaaaggggtttTCACCAATAGGGATATTTTGAGAGAAGGGTCTGCCAGCCCTGATGGTAACCCACAAGTCATCGCCACTAAAGCCATATGATACACTCTAGCACAGTCTGCagtttaaatatgtttattatgtgGTTTAAATTGTCAGGTTTTGTTTAGTAAGGGGTCACTGGCACTCTTATTACATAATAACACCATGGAAACCAAACTGGCCGGGCCAGTCTGAAAACATGCCTCATTTCATGTGGCTCAATGTTTTAAATCGACCGAAAACTGtctgaaatgtaaaatgaattCCCACAAATAAAAGTCACATTCAGTTTGGCactcttgtttatttattttttgattcctctTCACAAGTTTCACTTTTCCAAAGACTCCCTCaaaaaatattgcatttaaataaaaagcaagaaaaacaaaaacaaaacctatgaaGAAATGGAGGTCGCACCTTATAGGGTTGCCAGATTGGGGGCAAATGGTAAATGGGGGGATCATTTTCAAATGGGGGTATTCTGATTGAAATGGGGGGATTTTATGTTCTCTGTTACTAGTGATGCACCCCAAACACGTCGCTTTTTTAGTTAATCAAATGACATCATTACTGAACGCGTTTCTACTCACCCGAATGGGCGCAGCGGGCCTCCATAGCGTAGAACTCGCCTCTGATGTGGAAGAGACACAGGTCCGAAGCGCAGCCCAGAGAGGAGTACATCAACCGGCACTGTTTCTTGGAAAGCTCGGTGGCCGGGCCTATTAGCCTCCACGAATCAGCACTAGCCTTATCCCCGTCCTCTGCCTTCCCAGAAGCCATTAAAAACAGCCTGAATTATGTGTTTATCGTAGCGGCTGTATTAAGTCCACGTATCCACCTGTCGTAAGTGGGCAGCGCATCAGTTATTAAATCACGGTAGGCTACAGACGTCATACGGAGAGTGGCAACAAaccatatacatataaaatacatatcaaCACAGCATCGCAAACCGTGCGCATGTTTTGTGCTGAAAACGAGACGGAAATTAACCCCTGCAGCTCCATTTTACACAGACATACAACCAAAGAGTTTGTTTGGTTATTCATTTTCGTTGTTCTTTCATGCCAATTGTAATGCACCTTGCATCAAAATGTTGTATCATTAATATATTTCAGTGGTGCCTGCACAATAGTGGAAAGACAATGTAAAAAGAAACTAtagaaaagaaacaaattatAGACTTTACTAGGAAAGCAAAATTACAACCTACCTAATTTGTGTGATGCACCATGTTACccatttttatttgatatagcgcctttcaaaaataaatatcacGAAGTGCTTTGCAATTTAagagataaacaaacaaaaaaagctacttaaatgcattacatataacaGATGATTCCATTTTGAATCAGCAACAGACATTTAATTGGGTGTGGTTATTCCCCCTGTTATGTATTTCAAAAGTAGGGGAACGGAAAACATGCGGTTCAAAGTTTACAGCTCCATTTTGGCTGATGGCAAGTGGGGAAATCAAAGTCCAGGGGCAAATAACAATTACCACATGTACGACATGCACTTTGGAGAGACCCAGACACATGCAAGGCATTGAAATATGCCAACCATCTAAGAATAATGTACAGTAAACTACAACCTGATGATTAAATTAGTATATATAGAGAAAGAGAGGGTGAAATATATCTGAGCAAGAATTCACTCTTCAAATATAGGAACAAAGAACACTTTTGTCAGATACACAGAAGCACAGCCAAAGAGCTTTTAAAGCCCAGGCAGCTCAGTGACGAGAGCTGCAGTTATATTCCTGGCACTTAAATGCTCAGCAGCTCTGGAGAAGCATTCAGGTAGGGTGATCACACAAGACACACATCCAAAACTTCTCATTTCCCGAGGAACAATGCTGTGACTTGTGATTCGTGCAATTTTCAATTATGCCCATCCTATAATTCACTTAGCGTATAAGTGTTTGGCCCCAGACTTTGCGTAGCTCGTCTGTAATTTGCTGTATATAACGTCCCAGGTCTGCAGGACCCTTGCTGGCACAGGGTATGGAGTCGATTTTCCACATTGCACTTTGTTAACTTGAATATTCCGGAGGCAGAAAGCTCCATTACTTATGATTCCTGGCGTAAGCGTGCACATCCATATTGTCTTTACCAAACCAGTGTTCATGACCATTACAGTGTTTGAAACCGATACATTACCATTCTGTTTTAGAAAAGGGGAAGACTCCTTTTCCTAATGTTAATCCAAAACCAACACTCACAGACTGTCATTAACCCAGTGAAAGGCAATagaaataattgtataaatgaATGCTCATGATGCAGGGCTTTGATCTGCCGTGCTGAACCTCACACTTCTGAACACAGAAACCAAAAATCTGAATTAATACTTACAGCAAGTGCTTCTACTTTTGAACTGTCCAACATGGTTGATTGGAGCACAACATTATTAATATTCCAAGACAAATATCTGGTGCACTCTTTTTTATTGCCAACAGCAAATATAAtctaaaccacacacacacacacacacacacacataaatacaggaaatgtgtgtgtgtgaatatatatatatatatatatataaatataacgtGTCACATTTCTTGCAAAAGATATATGACTTTACTCTGGAGTTCAACTGGATTCTTACATTCAGCAACCAAAATAGCTTGCAAGTATTGAAGAAATAAGTTGATCTCTGCAATGCATTAAGCGTTTGGCTGTGGTCCGCCTCTGTCCCAGCTTGTAGGCATCTTCAACACAGACTTATGGATACAAGGCTCTGTACTCTCCTCTCTTCTGTACAGCAGCTTTATCTGGTTATTGAAAGGTCATATGACTACAAAAGAGCCAAGAAGCAAGAAGCACCATGCCCGTCTTCACTGCACTGCTGTAGTTCTGACACATGATGTGACTGCATTAGCCATTTCCTTAGCAAACGTAGCAGATTCATAGCAGTGTTTCTTGCTCTTTACCCATCTCAGACATCTATCCACATTGTTTCTCATTACTTGAAGTTCCAACGGTACCTTTGTAGTTTTCATACAGTAGGCCCAAAAGCCATTGAATTCCTTGTAGAACTGAGGCACCTGTTTCTTACATAACTCACACCGTTTATGTGACACCATTCACCTGCAGACAGAGCATCGATCTCTTCTTAGCCCAAaaccaaaccaacaaaacaaacataaagaTGAAAGGGCCAATCAGATTAATGGGACCCAAGATGGAACAGATTGTTCTTTCTGGAGACTTGTGTTACAAAGAAAACTGTGCTGACCCCTCTTTGTTCTGTCTTGATGTTAAATATATGAGTCCTTTGAGGGGAGAAAGATGAAGCCAGGGTAGTCATCCCTTCCATGTGGAACAACACAAACAGAGCTGCCCAGGATGGTTTCCAAGGTCGCCACAGACCCTATAAGCACATGCCGGCCCAGGAAAACACGCGCAATCATTCCTTGACAAAGTGCTTTTGGGTGTGGAATCAAACAGGGGTCACCAAGCAGGCGCCTTTGCCAGAGAGaagaacataaataaatgaatataaactaaaaataggaaaggaaaataataaccATCAATTCTTATACATGCATTGGGGTTTCATTTTTTCCCggttctatttttctttttctattcaATTTAGTCATGTACAATCCAGGTGTTATTATGTCCAAAGCGTCAACTTCCAGCCACAGACCCAGATCAGACTGTCCACAAACACGCCACTTGTGAGCAGGTAGAGTCGTTTGGAAACAGGGCCGCAGCGGGAGAAAGCGAAGCGAGACTGCTGCTGGCGGCAGGATATCTCACTTCATAGGAGCGCAGGGCTCTATGTAATTGTATATGGTGGGAGAATAGAATTAGAGAGGACAGaatttgggggggggaggggaatACACTAGTTACCGTGTGCTGCCTTGACAGTCCAGTCATATCCTCCTCAATTCTCGaactttctttaaaaacagGCACTGACTAGACGCCAGCGCGCACTCAGTACTACACTGTTCAGGTGTTTGATTACGTTACAAGGAGCCAGTAAGATTTATGATGTATAAATAAGGAGCTGGAAGCCAGGCAGACTGcaggttttttttatgttttgtatttctgcTCCCACAAACCCACAGCAGgcccacagacacagggcaGACGGGAGCATTACTCCGGTCAGCTAGTGACGCACTTCTGCACTGATGGCGTTCGAAGGGAAATGGGGTAAAGGTGTGCAGCATCCAGAGGGTAAGTGGATGCAGTTGTTATGTTTTGCAAAACTGAGAGCATGCAGCTGACTCAGCGTTCATTTCATGACCCGAACTTTCAAAGAACTTCAAAGGAAGCAGTAATATGTACAAACATAGGGCCATAATACCCTTCGCTAATTAAACAGGTTACACATCTGGGCTGCTAACTGTGATTAACGGACTTTATGTCCATATAATCCCCCCACCTATGAAAACACCACACTCTCTTGGTCCTATTAGTCTACGACAAAGGTGATAATGATATTTTTAACAAACCTTCCTATCGCTCGGCATGTCTGCCTATTAAAAAAATGACTCAGTGCGTACAGTAGCCCATGGGCAGTTTGTAACACCTCTCTGGCTCTGCTGTGCGTGTTTTCAATTAAGAAGCAGCGAATCAATGCTTAAATTCCAGGCAAGGCCATCAGTGCATCGCCTGTTACCCACAATGCCGTGCTGACATCATAGTGGGCGTCCGTCCAGTCCTCCACTGCCGCCCAGGTGTCAGCGCCATATAAAACCGAAACAGTAGCCATTATGTAAGGCCCTGTCTCAGGATAAGTAGGTGAGAATGACTCGATTTCAAAATGCATTGTTCTTAAAcctatttttgtttattaaaaaaatcccCAAATTCCTATGTTTTCAGCTGTGGaaaaaatttgcagtaaaacacAAAAGAATGCAAGTACGGCGAATTCTGCAGCGTGCGGAGGTC
This sequence is a window from Amia ocellicauda isolate fAmiCal2 chromosome 22, fAmiCal2.hap1, whole genome shotgun sequence. Protein-coding genes within it:
- the LOC136718352 gene encoding Rieske domain-containing protein produces the protein MASGKAEDGDKASADSWRLIGPATELSKKQCRLMYSSLGCASDLCLFHIRGEFYAMEARCAHSGGPLCEGDIEEADGVLQVFCPWHDYDFDIRTGKSQTGLQQQVYEVKVQDGSVYVKHTAQLSLTPFPLTSRQ